In a single window of the Raphanus sativus cultivar WK10039 chromosome 9, ASM80110v3, whole genome shotgun sequence genome:
- the LOC108832388 gene encoding leucine-rich repeat extensin-like protein 1 codes for MPATSHRLKPLVVAIFIAIAFPMMINALDSPAARKLDEEPIKCTPCLQKPPPPPSPPPPSPSCPPPPRPPSPPKKSYCPPPPSTYIYMTGPPGELYPVDQQFGEAAAKSLGVVKISGLIAFGVMGFLMIMI; via the coding sequence ATGCCGGCGACTTCTCACCGTTTGAAACCTCTCGTTGTCGCTATCTTCATCGCGATCGCGTTTCCGATGATGATCAACGCATTGGATTCTCCAGCCGCAAGAAAACTCGATGAGGAACCAATAAAGTGCACGCCATGTCTCCAAAAGCCTCCCCCTCCTCCGTCACCTCCACCACCGTCTCCTTCTTGTCCTCCTCCACCACGGCCTCCTTCTCCCCCGAAGAAGTCTTACTGTCCGCCTCCTCCGTCGACTTACATATACATGACGGGTCCACCAGGAGAGTTGTATCCCGTTGACCAACAGTTTGGAGAGGCTGCTGCAAAGAGCTTAGGGGTCGTGAAGATCTCTGGCCTGATCGCGTTTGGAGTTATGGGGTTCTTGATGATCATGATTTGA